One window of the Colletotrichum destructivum chromosome 6, complete sequence genome contains the following:
- a CDS encoding Putative Homocysteine-binding domain-containing protein, producing the protein MGAAEQQQQQPPRVLILDGGLGTSLEDKYNIKFESATTPLWSTHLLVDGQDTLLACQKDFGDVPVDIILTATYQLSIHGFASTRTAKYPQGIDRATIGNFIQDAIRIAHEAGRTQASKTALSVGPYGACMIPGQEYSGAYDAEHDSLDKLREWHLERLQLFKDAGAFASPVNYVAVETIPRADEIKAVRQALDESGVLATQASIPFWIASLFPREDECLPDGSSIKEAVTAMLSPDVATSRPWGIGINCTKVWKLESLVKGYEAAVQGLIEDGAIAEAPALVLYPDGTNGEVYNTTTQKWELPEGSSHPATSWETQLSQVVANAQSRGLWKQIVVGGCCKASHSDISRLRTAVNGLSR; encoded by the coding sequence atgggcgccgccgagcagcagcagcagcaaccacCCAGAGTCCTCATCCTCGATGGAGGCCTCGGCACCTCGCTCGAGGACAAGTACAACATCAAGTTCGAGTCCGCCACCACGCCTTTATGGTCTACTcatcttctcgtcgacggccaggatACCCTACTGGCTTGTCAAAAGGACTTTGGCGATGTGCCCGTCGACATTATTCTCACTGCCACATATCAGCTCTCCATCCACGGCTTCGCCAGTACTCGCACTGCCAAGTATCCTCAAGGTATCGACCGGGCCACCATTGGCAACTTTATCCAGGACGCCATCCGCATTGCCCACGAAGCTGGCCGCACCCAAGCCAGCAAGACGGCCCTCAGCGTCGGTCCCTATGGTGCCTGCATGATCCCCGGACAGGAGTACAGCGGTGCCTATGATGCCGAGCACGACTCGCTCGACAAGCTGCGCGAATGGCATCTTGAGCGTCTGCAGTTGTTTAAGGACGCTGGCGCTTTCGCGTCACCCGTCAATtatgtcgccgtcgagactATCCCTCGcgccgacgagatcaagGCTGTGAGacaggccctcgacgagagCGGTGTTCTTGCCACCCAAGCATCCATTCCCTTTTGGATCgcttccctcttccctcgCGAGGACGAGTGCCTGCCTGACGGATCTTCCATCAAGGAGGCTGTGACCGCCATGCTCAGCCCCGATGTCGCAACAAGCCGCCCCTGGGGTATCGGAATTAACTGCACCAAGGTTTGGAAGCTCGAGTCTCTGGTCAAGGGCTACGAGGCGGCCGTCCAGGGTCTTatcgaagacggcgccatcgccgaggccccgGCCCTGGTCCTCTACCCGGACGGCACCAACGGGGAGGTCTATAATACGACGACTCAGAAATGGGAGCTTCCCGAAGGATCGAGTCACCCTGCCACATCGTGGGAAACGCAACTCTCCCAGGTGGTTGCTAATGCCCAGTCTCGGGGATTGTGGAAACAGATTGTGGTGGGAGGGTGCTGCAAAGCAAGCCATTCTGATATTTCCCGGCTCCGGACCGCGGTGAATGGCCTATCTCGCtga
- a CDS encoding Putative major facilitator superfamily, MFS transporter superfamily, giving the protein MATITTTASATPTASASTSAIELRPLPLQISHKPYPVPPTQPAEDSSDPILRASREADSAVPEGGYGWVVVTGCFVIAWWIIGTPYSWGVIQSALIDDGLATPAVLSFVGSLATALISALAIFNSRVMRRIGPRRTGLLGIALLGLSELLSSFAVRNVGAMFATSGVMMGLGIGLCFSIVSVIPAQYFSRKRGLANGIVFAGGGLGGAVNSFALDALLSRVGSAWAYRVLALVTLATGLPAAWLIKERVPIRGSGFVEWRLFKSFTFLVVFLAGAVGTFPLFVPPFFLPLYSKSIGLSSSTGAGLVAGFNFSSAIGRICCGALCDKLGALNVLCASLTLSAVSMLAIWPVSTTLGPMIVFVIVNGISNGGFFSTMPTVVGNVFGSARVSVAMSMIVTGWAGGYLMGAPIAGYLLEAYGGAENGLQAYRPAMFYAGSLSLAAAGLVALVRFRINHSILARV; this is encoded by the exons ATGGCCACAATCACGACAACGGCTTCCGCCACCcccacggcctcggcctcaacGTCCGCCATCGAgctccgccccctccccctccaaaTCTCTCACAAACCGTACCCCGTCCCGCCAACCCAGCCGGCCGAAGACAGCAGCGACCCGATCCTCCGCGCTTCGCGCGAAGCCGACTCGGCCGTGCCCGAGGGCGGCTACGGCTGGGTCGTCGTCACGGGCTGCTTCGTCATCGCCTGGTGGATTATCGGCACCCCTTACTCGTGGGGCGTCATCCAGAGCGCtctcatcgacgacggcctcgccaccCCTGCCGTGCTCTCCTTCGTCGGCTCCCTCGCCACCGCCCTCATCTCGGCTCTGGCCATCTTCAACTCGCGCGTCATGAGACGCATCGGCCCGCGCAGGACAGGGCTTCTGGGAATCGCATTGCTGGGCTTGAGCGAACTACTCAGCAGCTTCGCCGTGAGGAACGTCGGCGCCATGTTTGCCACGAGCGGCGTCATGATGGGCCTGGGGATTGG CTTGTGCTTCTCG ATCGTCTCTGTGATTCCAGCACAGTACTTCAGCCGCAAGCGAGGTCTGGCCAACGGCATCGTGTTCGCCGGTGGTggcctgggcggcgccgtcaacaGCTTCGCCTTGGATGCCCTGCTCAGCCGCGTCGGCTCGGCGTGGGCCTACCGCGTTTTGGCCCTCGTCACCCTGGCCACGGGTCTACCCGCCGCATGGCTTATCAAAGAGCGCGTTCCTATTCGGGGCTCCGGCTTCGTTGAGTG GCGCCTCTTCAAGTCCTTCACATTCCTAGTCGTCTTCCTGGCCGGCGCAGTCGGCACGTTTCCGCTCTTCGTcccgcccttcttccttcccctgTACTCCAAATCCATTGgcctctcctcctcgacgggcgcggGCCTTGTCGCAGGCTTCAACTTCTCCTCGGCTATCGGCCGCATCTGCTGCGGCGCGCTCTGTGACAAGCTGGGCGCGCTCAACGTGCTTTGCGCCTCGCTGACGCTGTCGGCCGTCAGCATGCTGGCCATCTGGcccgtgtcgacgacgctggGGCCCATGATCGTCTTCGTTATTGTCAACGGCATCTCCAATGGCGGTTTCTTCTCGACCATGCCCACCGTCGTCGGAAACGTGTTTGGGTCTGCGAGGGTGTCCGTCGCGATGAGCATGATCGTGACGGGCTGGGCCGGGGGTTATCTCATG GGCGCCCCCATTGCTGGCTATCTTCTCGAGGCATACGGAGGCGCGGAAAACGGCCTGCAGGCGTACCGCCCTGCAATGTTCTACGCCGGTTCGTTATCactggcagcagcaggcctTGTCGCACTGGTTAGGTTCCGGATAAACCACAGCATTCTAGCGAGGGTTTAA
- a CDS encoding Putative glyoxalase/Bleomycin resistance protein/Dihydroxybiphenyl dioxygenase, with the protein MSIDHIGLFVPASIYKETVDWYLAALAPIGFKKFVEPNEYACGLGVQRGDFWIACHSADKANMPVHIGFKAENRKAVDDFHKAALAAGAKDNGAPGLRPQYHPNYYGAFVIDPSGNNVEVVCHTPEVTE; encoded by the exons ATGTCCATCGACCACATTGGTCTCTTCGTCCCCGCTTCCATCTACAAGGAGACGGTCGACTGgtacctcgccgccctcgcccccaTCGGTTTCAAAAAGTTCGTCGAGCCCAACGAGTACGCCTGCGGCCTTGGCGTCCAACGCGGCGACTTCTGGATCGCCTGCCACAGCGCGGACAAGGCCAACATGCCCGTCCACATTGGTTTCAAGGCCGAGA ATCGCAAGGCAGTCGACGACTTTCATaaggccgccctcgctgcCGGGGCCAAGGACAACGGCGCGCCCGGGCTCCGGCCGCAGTACCACCCCAACTACTATGGCGCTTTTGTTATCGACCCCTCGGGAAACAATGTCGAAGTCGTCTGCCACACGCCCGAGGTCACAGAATAA